Proteins encoded within one genomic window of Ailuropoda melanoleuca isolate Jingjing chromosome 16, ASM200744v2, whole genome shotgun sequence:
- the MRGPRF gene encoding mas-related G-protein coupled receptor member F isoform X2, with translation MVGNCSWEAHPGGRSKMCPDVSEAPELYSRGFLTIEQITKLPPPAVMNYIFLLLCLCGLVGNGLVLWFFGFSIKRSPFSVYFLHLAGADVGYLFSKAVFSILNTGGFLGTFADYIRAVSRILGLCTFVAGVSLLPAISSERCLSVIFPVWYWRRRPKRLSAVVCALLWTLSLLVTSIHNYFCVFLAHRGSGGACRPMDAFLGILLFLIFCPLMVLPCLLLTAHVECRARRRQRSAKLNHVVLAVVSVFLVSSIYLGIDWFLFWVFQIPAPFPEYVTDLCICIHGSAKPVVYFLAGRDKSQRLWEPLRVVFQRALRDGAELGEAGGGTPNTVTMEMQCPSGNAS, from the coding sequence ATGTGTCCTGACGTGAGCGAGGCCCCGGAGCTCTACAGCCGCGGTTTCCTGACCATCGAGCAGATCACCAAGCTGCCACCGCCCGCCGTCATGAACTACATCTTCCTGCTCCTCTGTCTGTGCGGCCTGGTGGGCAACGGGCTGGTCCTCTGGTTTTTCGGCTTCTCCATCAAGAGGAGCCCCTTCTCCGTCTACTTCCTGCACCTGGCCGGCGCCGACGTCGGCTACCTCTTCAGCAAGGCCGTGTTCTCCATCCTGAACACGGGCGGCTTCCTGGGCACATTCGCCGACTACATCCGCGCCGtgtccaggatcctgggactctgCACCTTTGTCGCCGGCGTGAGCCTCCTGCCCGCCATCAGCTCGGAGCGCTGCCTATCCGTCATCTTCCCCGTCTGGTACTGGCGCCGTCGGCCCAAGCGCCTGTCGGCCGTGGTGTGCGCCCTGCTCTGGACCCTGTCGCTCCTGGTCACCAGCATCCACAACTACTTCTGCGTGTTCCTGGCCCACCGGGGCTCCGGCGGGGCCTGCAGGCCCATGGACGCCTTCCTGGGCATCTTGCTTTTCCTCATCTTCTGCCCACTCATGGTgctgccctgcctgctgctcaccgCGCACGTGGAATGCCGGGCCCGGCGGCGCCAGCGCTCGGCCAAGCTCAACCACGTCGTCCTGGCCGTGGTCTCCGTTTTCCTCGTGTCCTCCATCTACTTAGGGATCGACTGGTTCCTCTTCTGGGTCTTCCAGATCCCGGCCCCCTTCCCGGAGTACGTCACCGACCTATGCATCTGCATCCACGGCAGCGCCAAGCCCGTCGTCTACTTCCTGGCCGGGAGGGACAAGTCACAGCGGCTCTGGGAACCTCTCAGGGTGGTCTTCCAGCGGGCCCTGCGAGACGGAGCCGAGCTGGGGGAGGCCGGGGGCGGCACGCCCAACACGGTCACCATGGAGATGCAGTGCCCCTCTGGGAACGCCTCCTGA